In Micromonospora sp. NBC_01813, the following are encoded in one genomic region:
- a CDS encoding DUF397 domain-containing protein: protein MTREPRWRKSSRSANGGDTCVEVADNLPGRVLVRDTKDRDGGTLTFTPSSWAGFVELAKRH, encoded by the coding sequence ATGACTCGTGAACCCCGCTGGCGCAAGTCCAGCCGATCGGCCAACGGCGGAGACACCTGCGTCGAAGTGGCCGACAACCTGCCCGGCCGGGTCCTCGTCCGGGACACCAAGGACCGCGACGGCGGGACGCTCACCTTCACCCCATCGTCGTGGGCAGGCTTCGTCGAGCTGGCCAAGCGCCACTGA
- a CDS encoding DUF397 domain-containing protein — protein sequence MNASEPRWRKSSRSGNGGDTCVEVADNLPGRVLVRDTKDRDGGTLTFTPSSWAGFVELAKRH from the coding sequence ATGAACGCAAGTGAACCGCGCTGGCGCAAGTCCAGCCGATCGGGCAACGGCGGAGACACCTGCGTCGAGGTCGCCGACAACCTGCCCGGCCGGGTCCTCGTCCGGGACACCAAGGACCGCGACGGCGGGACGCTCACGTTCACCCCATCGTCGTGGGCAGGCTTCGTCGAGCTCGCGAAACGCCACTGA